One Citrobacter amalonaticus genomic window carries:
- the lptF gene encoding LPS export ABC transporter permease LptF, producing the protein MKLIEHYIMTGICRLVMTLVGFLIFIFACYCAQRYLTEAANGTLALGVVLNVVFYKVLIALEMLLPVGLYVSVGVTLGQMYTDSEITAIAAAGATPSRLYRAVMFLAIPLSILVTLLSLYGRPWAYAQIYQLEQQSQSELDVRHLQARKFNVNNNGRMILARQIDPDAAHLNDALIYTASDNKTRIFRANSVDVVDPSPTTPSIMLHSGTAYVLDHQGSDDNEQVFRNLRLNLKPFDHNDEVKRKAKSIQTLARSSDPADTAERQWRESRGACALFMALLAVPLSRVRPRQGRFSTLLPLTLLFVIIFYGGNICRTLVANGAFPVTPGLWLIPLLMLAGLVILLIRDGTLRWKTHK; encoded by the coding sequence ATGAAATTAATTGAACACTACATCATGACCGGCATTTGTCGACTGGTGATGACACTTGTGGGCTTTCTGATTTTTATTTTCGCCTGCTATTGCGCACAGCGCTACCTGACCGAAGCGGCCAACGGGACATTAGCCCTCGGCGTTGTGCTGAATGTTGTCTTCTATAAGGTGTTGATTGCGCTGGAGATGCTACTCCCCGTTGGTCTGTATGTTTCCGTCGGCGTCACCCTTGGTCAGATGTATACCGATTCGGAAATTACGGCGATAGCCGCCGCTGGCGCCACGCCTTCACGCCTTTATCGCGCCGTGATGTTCCTCGCCATTCCATTGAGTATTCTGGTGACGCTACTGTCCCTGTACGGCCGCCCCTGGGCTTACGCGCAAATTTATCAGTTAGAACAACAGTCGCAGTCAGAGCTGGATGTCCGTCATCTGCAGGCAAGAAAGTTTAACGTCAACAACAATGGGCGGATGATCCTCGCCCGTCAGATTGACCCCGACGCGGCACATCTGAATGATGCGCTGATCTACACCGCCTCTGACAATAAAACCCGTATCTTCAGGGCCAACAGCGTGGACGTTGTTGATCCCTCCCCCACCACGCCCTCAATAATGTTGCACTCCGGTACCGCCTATGTCCTGGATCATCAGGGTAGTGATGATAACGAGCAAGTTTTCCGCAATCTCAGACTGAATCTGAAACCGTTCGATCACAATGACGAGGTCAAACGGAAGGCGAAATCCATACAGACGCTCGCTCGTTCCTCAGACCCGGCGGATACCGCTGAACGGCAATGGCGGGAAAGTCGCGGAGCCTGCGCGCTGTTCATGGCGCTGCTGGCCGTTCCGTTAAGCCGCGTCAGGCCGCGTCAGGGACGGTTTTCCACGCTGCTCCCGCTCACGCTCTTATTCGTCATCATTTTTTATGGCGGCAATATATGTCGGACGCTGGTTGCCAACGGGGCGTTTCCCGTCACGCCAGGACTGTGGCTGATTCCTCTGCTCATGCTGGCAGGTCTGGTGATTCTGTTGATTCGCGACGGCACGCTGCGGTGGAAAACGCATAAATGA